A portion of the Gadus macrocephalus chromosome 10, ASM3116895v1 genome contains these proteins:
- the LOC132466434 gene encoding endonuclease/exonuclease/phosphatase family domain-containing protein 1-like, translated as MVNQERLNINTATEEELMTLPGVNRPVARSIVEYRDCIGGFKKVEDLALVSGIGATKLEIIKGEICVSSRTSSSQHSPSSLRRDPEHMSSCSGMNINTATPPQLMSIRGITEKIARNIVAYRTQHGPFKSIEDLVRVDHINCSLLDKIRFQVFVERSRTPSTNTNGGLTYTGRSHPSPTSFSLRSDDLDLPPGGPTQMVSLRPRVAPAPGPRDGRAAVRLATWDLQRCSSEKANNPGVKEVVCMTLLENE; from the coding sequence atggtgaaccaggagcggctgaacatcaacacggccacggaggaagagctcatgaccctgcccggggtcaaccgccccgtggcgcggagcatcgtggagtaccgggactgcatcgggggcttcaagaaggtggaggacctagcgCTGGTGAGTGGGATAGGCGCCACCAAACTGGAGATTATTAAAGGGGAGATCTGTGTGTCGAGTAGGACCAGttcgtcgcagcactccccgtcctccctgcggagagacccggagcatatgtcctcctgcagcggcatgaacatcaacaccgccaccccgccgcagctcatgagcatccgcggcatcacggagaaaatcgcccggaacattgtcgcctatcggacccaacacggtccgttcaagagcatcgaggacctggttcgggtcgatcacataaactgctccctactggacaagatccgtttccaggtgtttgtggagcgctcaagaactccgtccaccaataccaatggcgggctgacctacacgggtcggtcccatccgagcccaacctcgttcagcctccggagcgacgacctcgacctcccgccgggaggacccacgcagatggtgtccctgcggccccgcgtggcaccggcgccgggcccgcgggacggccgggccgcggtgcgcctggccacctgggaccttcagcgctgctccagtgaaaaggccaacaaccctggcgtcaaagaggtcgtgtgtatgaccctactggagaacgagtga